Proteins co-encoded in one Jeotgalibacillus malaysiensis genomic window:
- a CDS encoding peroxiredoxin — MIPRLLAFGLVGVLVAFLIVNVINDQKERQELQALQEEYAVAPADNESAAPVESSGAVKEGNPVPAVEVTTLDGEVVNLRDYQGKKVILNFWATWCPPCIAEMPHMQEYYENEAGDQNVEILAVNLTSKDNGMDKIESFVDDYGLSFPVLLDETGAIGDEFQAFTIPTTYLIDEEGVIQRKLMGPMDRDMMVDMMEDL, encoded by the coding sequence ATGATTCCACGCTTATTAGCCTTCGGATTAGTCGGCGTCTTAGTCGCATTTTTAATAGTAAACGTCATTAATGATCAAAAAGAACGCCAGGAGCTGCAGGCGCTTCAGGAAGAATACGCAGTCGCCCCTGCTGACAATGAAAGCGCAGCACCGGTTGAATCCAGCGGCGCTGTCAAAGAAGGCAATCCTGTCCCGGCCGTTGAAGTCACAACGCTTGATGGAGAAGTCGTCAACCTGCGTGACTATCAGGGGAAAAAAGTAATTCTGAACTTCTGGGCAACCTGGTGTCCGCCATGTATAGCAGAGATGCCACACATGCAGGAATACTATGAAAATGAAGCCGGTGATCAAAACGTTGAGATTCTCGCAGTCAATCTGACGAGTAAAGACAACGGGATGGATAAAATCGAATCATTTGTTGATGATTACGGTCTGAGCTTCCCGGTGCTGCTTGATGAAACGGGTGCAATCGGCGATGAATTTCAGGCGTTTACCATCCCCACCACTTATCTGATCGATGAAGAAGGTGTCATCCAGCGCAAGCTGATGGGGCCGATGGATCGGGATATGATGGTTGATATGATGGAGGACTTGTAA
- a CDS encoding metallo-hydrolase: MTMHMSVLASGSTGNAIFIENEQHSFLVDAGLSGKQMEGLFSQIDRSMKDLSGILVTHEHSDHIKGLGILARRYNLPVYANEKTWQAMAPLIGNVNSDQKFIFPMESVQTFGGLDIESFGVSHDAAEPMFYVFHENGKKIVVMTDTGYVSDRMKGIIKGADAYVFESNHDVGMLRMGRYPWSIKRRILSDVGHVSNEDAALAMSEVVTDNTKRIYLSHLSKDNNMKDLARMSVTQTLEDCGMKVGETFDLYDTDAKTPTDLYKIV, from the coding sequence ATGACCATGCATATGAGTGTACTTGCAAGTGGCAGTACAGGAAATGCAATTTTTATAGAAAACGAGCAGCATTCCTTCTTAGTCGATGCCGGCCTGAGCGGCAAGCAGATGGAAGGGCTGTTCAGCCAGATTGACCGATCAATGAAGGACTTGAGCGGCATTCTGGTGACACATGAACACAGCGACCATATAAAAGGACTCGGCATTCTCGCACGCCGCTACAACCTTCCCGTCTATGCCAATGAGAAAACGTGGCAGGCGATGGCACCGCTGATCGGAAACGTCAACAGCGACCAGAAATTTATCTTTCCCATGGAGAGCGTCCAGACATTCGGCGGCCTCGATATCGAATCATTCGGCGTCTCACATGACGCGGCCGAGCCAATGTTCTACGTCTTTCATGAGAACGGGAAAAAGATTGTCGTCATGACAGACACCGGTTATGTGAGCGACCGGATGAAAGGGATCATCAAGGGCGCGGATGCTTACGTATTTGAAAGTAATCATGACGTGGGTATGCTTCGGATGGGACGTTATCCGTGGAGCATCAAACGCCGCATACTCAGTGATGTCGGCCACGTTTCCAACGAGGATGCTGCGCTTGCGATGAGCGAAGTCGTGACAGATAACACGAAGCGAATCTATTTGTCTCACTTATCCAAGGATAATAATATGAAAGATCTGGCGAGAATGAGCGTAACGCAAACGCTTGAAGACTGCGGCATGAAGGTTGGCGAGACATTCGACCTTTATGACACGGATGCAAAGACGCCGACGGATCTGTATAAGATTGTGTGA
- a CDS encoding sensor histidine kinase translates to MQIIGVYFVRELEEKLLENFKSSIEERMSPLEYSITEEIETDLSGERSDDEPSLQESIRVLLGGLNSEDIEEVRIIDARNRVLGTSDDNNQTVVGQRMNNELLERMFIEGGPPPNNLNETYVDRETGDRMWVLAIPIVTGSDVIGAIHIESRIENVYTQMDEINEILAGGTAISLVITAILGVLLAQTITRPIADMRSHAVDMAKGNFSRKVKVYGHDEIGQLAITFNNLTKRLQEARVTTEAEKRKLSSVLSYMTDGVIATDRRGRVILINDPAAGMLNVSRETVLSISLPELLGIEDEYSFEDLSSQNDSLILNFGTQAKPYILRANFSAIQKETGFVSGLIAVLHDITEQEKIDAERREFVANVSHELRTPLTTMRSYLEALAEGAWKDEEIAPQFLHTTQTETERMIRLVNDLLQLSKMDSRDYRLNKEWVNFIAFYQRIIDRFDMGRSQDVSFKVKLPKDPVYVEIDTDKMTQVLDNIISNALKYSPEGGQIGFKVELKEREKEIVVSVSDQGVGIPRENLKNIFERFYRVDKARTRQLGGTGLGLAIAKEMITAHGGQVWASSVEGRGTTIYFTLPYDPESEDEWA, encoded by the coding sequence ATGCAGATTATTGGCGTTTACTTTGTGCGTGAGCTGGAGGAAAAGCTTCTCGAAAACTTCAAATCGTCGATTGAGGAACGTATGAGTCCGCTTGAGTACAGTATTACTGAAGAAATTGAAACTGACCTGTCGGGCGAGCGTTCAGATGATGAACCTTCATTACAAGAGTCCATCCGCGTACTGCTGGGTGGACTTAATTCTGAAGATATCGAGGAAGTACGGATTATCGACGCAAGAAACCGGGTGCTTGGCACATCAGATGATAATAACCAGACCGTAGTCGGTCAGCGGATGAATAACGAGCTGCTCGAACGGATGTTTATTGAAGGGGGACCTCCTCCGAATAATCTGAATGAGACATATGTCGACCGTGAAACAGGCGACCGGATGTGGGTGCTTGCGATCCCGATTGTGACCGGCAGTGATGTGATCGGGGCAATTCATATTGAATCACGTATTGAAAATGTGTATACCCAGATGGATGAGATCAATGAAATCCTGGCGGGAGGTACAGCGATTTCGCTTGTTATTACAGCGATACTCGGTGTGCTGCTTGCGCAAACCATCACACGACCGATTGCTGATATGAGAAGTCATGCTGTTGATATGGCAAAAGGGAACTTCTCAAGAAAAGTAAAAGTTTATGGTCATGATGAGATCGGCCAGCTGGCGATTACTTTTAATAATTTAACGAAGAGGCTTCAGGAAGCGCGTGTCACAACTGAAGCTGAGAAACGGAAGCTCTCGAGTGTCCTCAGTTATATGACTGACGGTGTAATCGCGACTGACCGCAGAGGCAGGGTCATTTTGATTAATGATCCGGCAGCCGGCATGCTGAATGTTTCACGTGAAACAGTGCTGTCGATCTCTCTGCCTGAGTTACTTGGCATTGAAGATGAATATTCATTTGAAGACCTCTCCAGTCAGAATGATTCACTCATACTGAATTTTGGTACGCAGGCAAAGCCTTATATTCTGCGTGCGAATTTCTCTGCGATTCAAAAAGAGACCGGTTTTGTGAGCGGTTTGATTGCTGTCTTACATGACATTACTGAGCAGGAGAAAATTGATGCAGAGCGCCGTGAATTTGTAGCGAATGTATCACATGAACTGAGAACGCCTTTGACAACGATGCGCAGCTATCTTGAGGCGCTTGCAGAAGGTGCATGGAAGGATGAGGAGATTGCGCCGCAGTTTCTTCATACGACTCAGACTGAAACAGAGCGGATGATCCGCCTTGTAAATGACCTGCTGCAGCTGTCTAAAATGGATAGCCGCGATTACCGCTTAAATAAAGAATGGGTAAACTTTATTGCCTTTTATCAGCGGATTATTGACCGCTTCGATATGGGGCGCTCGCAGGATGTATCGTTTAAAGTGAAGCTGCCGAAGGATCCTGTATATGTTGAGATCGATACAGATAAGATGACCCAGGTGCTTGATAATATTATTTCCAATGCGCTGAAGTATTCGCCTGAGGGTGGTCAGATTGGGTTTAAGGTGGAATTGAAAGAACGTGAAAAAGAAATTGTTGTCAGCGTGTCAGACCAGGGTGTAGGGATTCCGCGTGAAAACCTGAAAAATATTTTCGAACGCTTCTATCGTGTGGATAAAGCCAGAACGAGACAGCTTGGCGGTACGGGGCTTGGCCTTGCAATTGCAAAAGAGATGATTACCGCACACGGTGGTCAGGTCTGGGCTTCTAGTGTGGAAGGAAGAGGAACAACCATTTATTTCACACTGCCATATGATCCGGAAAGTGAGGATGAATGGGCATGA
- a CDS encoding PhoP family transcriptional regulator, which translates to MDKKILVVDDEKPIADILQFNLKKEGYEVHCAYDGDEALEKVEEIKPDLILLDIMLPGRDGMEVCREVRKNYEMPIIMLTAKDSEIDKVLGLELGADDYVTKPFSTRELVARVKANMRRHQALKGQVEEENLTNEITVGVLTIHPDAYMVTKRGETIELTHREFELLHYLSKHIGQVMTREHLLQTVWGYDYYGDVRTVDVTVRRLREKIEDNPSHPLWIVTRRGVGYYLRNPDQD; encoded by the coding sequence ATGGATAAAAAGATCCTAGTTGTCGATGATGAAAAGCCAATTGCAGATATACTACAATTTAACCTGAAAAAAGAAGGCTATGAGGTTCACTGTGCATATGATGGTGACGAAGCCCTTGAGAAAGTGGAAGAAATCAAGCCTGACTTAATTCTGCTTGATATCATGCTTCCTGGCAGAGACGGTATGGAAGTATGCCGTGAAGTCCGCAAAAATTATGAAATGCCAATTATTATGCTGACCGCCAAAGACTCTGAGATCGATAAAGTGCTTGGTCTTGAGCTTGGAGCAGATGATTATGTGACAAAGCCGTTCAGCACGCGTGAGCTTGTCGCACGTGTGAAAGCGAATATGCGCCGTCATCAGGCATTAAAAGGACAGGTTGAGGAAGAGAACCTGACAAATGAAATTACAGTAGGCGTCCTGACCATTCATCCGGATGCTTATATGGTGACAAAACGCGGTGAGACGATTGAGCTGACACACCGTGAATTTGAGTTGCTTCATTATTTATCAAAACATATCGGACAGGTTATGACGCGTGAGCACCTGCTGCAGACAGTATGGGGCTACGATTATTATGGTGATGTGCGTACAGTCGATGTAACCGTTCGCCGTCTGCGTGAGAAAATTGAAGACAATCCAAGTCACCCATTATGGATTGTGACGCGCCGCGGTGTAGGTTACTACCTGAGAAATCCGGATCAGGATTAG
- a CDS encoding potassium channel protein — MHIFIRLWKQLSEMDFRVIAILSAFIILFGTFSVYWLEPDTFPSLFDSFWWTMTTLTTVGYGDFFPVTVGGRLVGIFLFIFGIGLIGVLIGKIVEAASTYQRLKKEGRLVYKKSGHYVYIGWSKKTEQAMKEVLYHNNGAEIVLIEDLPESPYLNDKVHFISGDPTEERILHKANVTEAKRVAIFSDADIEDTVLRDGKSLLIASAVEALSIAHEVDIQTVVEICEERHISKFNHIRVDDFILSDDSVSLLMAKATLQPGTTTIFRQLLSKRFGNNIYVVKAKDTWKTYRDASQKLLDDGAVLIAVNEDMDFKEAIKKPLKKGDNLYVICDEKTFKRLNVLYETVE; from the coding sequence ATGCATATATTTATAAGACTCTGGAAACAGCTTTCGGAAATGGATTTCAGGGTCATAGCCATTTTATCCGCATTTATTATCCTATTTGGTACTTTCTCTGTGTACTGGCTTGAGCCTGATACATTTCCATCGCTATTTGACAGCTTCTGGTGGACCATGACAACGCTAACGACGGTCGGATACGGTGACTTTTTTCCGGTGACGGTCGGTGGCAGACTGGTCGGAATTTTTCTATTTATCTTCGGGATCGGTCTAATTGGGGTCTTAATCGGAAAAATTGTTGAGGCTGCGAGTACGTATCAGCGTTTAAAAAAGGAGGGACGGCTTGTGTACAAAAAAAGTGGTCATTACGTATACATTGGCTGGTCAAAAAAGACTGAGCAGGCAATGAAAGAGGTTTTATATCATAATAATGGGGCAGAAATTGTGTTGATAGAAGATCTGCCGGAATCTCCTTATTTGAACGATAAAGTCCACTTTATCAGCGGGGATCCGACTGAAGAGCGCATTCTTCATAAAGCAAACGTGACAGAGGCTAAGCGGGTAGCAATTTTTTCTGATGCTGACATTGAAGATACGGTGTTAAGAGATGGTAAAAGCCTGCTGATCGCTTCTGCAGTAGAAGCACTGTCGATTGCCCATGAGGTAGATATTCAAACAGTCGTTGAAATCTGCGAGGAGCGGCATATTTCCAAGTTCAATCATATCCGCGTAGATGATTTTATCCTTTCTGATGATTCTGTATCGCTGCTGATGGCTAAAGCGACACTGCAGCCCGGTACGACCACGATCTTCAGACAGCTGCTCAGCAAACGGTTTGGCAACAACATTTACGTAGTGAAAGCAAAAGACACGTGGAAAACGTATCGCGATGCCTCGCAAAAACTGCTTGATGATGGCGCTGTGTTGATTGCAGTGAATGAGGATATGGATTTTAAAGAAGCGATTAAGAAGCCTCTGAAAAAAGGGGATAATTTATATGTGATTTGTGATGAGAAGACTTTTAAGAGACTGAATGTCTTGTATGAGACGGTGGAATGA
- a CDS encoding membrane protein gives MPGKRKKHELPPVSAKKRSQHKKLSIKAVSKRVFFILVGAIMMAIGLELFLVPNQVLDGGIVGISIILSYLTGLKLGLFIFVLNIPFFFLGYKQIGKTFALSTLLGISVLSISTYFLHSVEVFTDDLLLATVFGGIVLGAGVGIVIRYGGSLDGTEILAILFNKNLPFSVGEMIMFFNLFIFTVAGFVFGWDRAMYSLITYFIAFKTIDIVIQGMDESKAAWIISDNYIEIGDAIIDRLGRGVTYLNGQGGFTLHQKKVVFCVITRLEEAKLKGIVEDIDPTAFLAVGSIAEVRGGRFKKKAIH, from the coding sequence TTGCCGGGAAAACGTAAAAAGCACGAACTGCCTCCTGTTTCTGCAAAAAAGAGGAGTCAGCATAAAAAACTCTCAATCAAAGCTGTAAGCAAGCGGGTCTTTTTTATTTTGGTTGGTGCGATTATGATGGCTATTGGCCTTGAGCTGTTTTTAGTTCCAAATCAGGTGCTAGACGGCGGCATCGTCGGAATCTCAATTATCCTTTCTTATTTAACTGGGTTAAAACTTGGATTATTTATTTTTGTATTAAACATTCCTTTCTTCTTTCTGGGCTACAAGCAAATCGGAAAAACTTTTGCCCTTTCTACATTGCTTGGTATTTCTGTTTTATCAATTTCCACCTACTTTCTCCATAGTGTAGAAGTTTTTACTGATGACTTGCTGCTTGCCACTGTATTTGGCGGCATTGTGCTTGGTGCAGGCGTCGGTATTGTGATCAGATATGGTGGTTCACTTGATGGCACAGAAATTCTGGCAATTTTATTCAACAAGAATCTCCCCTTTTCAGTCGGGGAGATGATTATGTTTTTTAACTTATTTATTTTTACCGTCGCCGGATTTGTCTTCGGCTGGGATCGTGCAATGTATTCGCTCATCACATATTTTATTGCATTTAAAACAATTGATATCGTGATTCAGGGAATGGATGAGTCCAAAGCAGCCTGGATCATCAGCGACAATTATATTGAAATCGGTGATGCCATCATAGACAGACTTGGCCGGGGTGTCACATACCTGAACGGACAGGGCGGCTTTACCCTTCATCAGAAAAAAGTCGTGTTCTGTGTCATTACCCGACTTGAAGAAGCGAAACTAAAGGGAATCGTAGAAGACATCGACCCCACCGCCTTCCTAGCAGTCGGCAGCATCGCCGAAGTCAGAGGCGGAAGATTCAAGAAAAAAGCAATACATTAA
- a CDS encoding adenylosuccinate synthetase yields MSSVVVVGTQWGDEGKGKITDFLSEHAEVIARYQGGNNAGHTIKFDGETYKLHLIPSGIFYKDKISVIGNGMVVDPKALVKELKYLHDRGVSTENLRISNRAHVILPYHLKLDEVEEDRKGENKIGTTKKGIGPAYMDKAARAGIRIADLLDKESFKEKLEHNLAEKNRMLERFYEVEGFTMEDIFEEYFEYGQQIAKYVCDTSVVLNDALDEARRVLFEGAQGVMLDIDQGTYPFVTSSNPVAGGVTIGSGVGPTKIGHVVGVSKAYTTRVGDGPFPTELHDEIGSQIREVGREYGTTTGRARRVGWFDSVVVRHARRVSGLTDLSLNSIDVLTGIKTLKICTAYRLGDEIITEYPANLRTLAKCEPIYEELPGWDEDITGVRSLDELPENARHYLERVSQLTGIPLSIFSVGPDRTQTNVVKSVWRVEK; encoded by the coding sequence ATGTCTTCAGTAGTTGTAGTAGGAACTCAATGGGGAGATGAAGGTAAGGGTAAAATCACTGACTTTCTCTCAGAACATGCAGAAGTAATTGCACGCTATCAGGGCGGTAATAATGCAGGTCATACAATTAAATTTGATGGTGAAACATATAAACTGCATCTGATTCCATCTGGGATTTTTTATAAAGATAAAATCTCTGTGATCGGTAATGGAATGGTTGTAGATCCAAAAGCGCTTGTGAAGGAGCTGAAGTACCTTCATGACCGCGGTGTCAGCACAGAAAATCTTCGTATCAGTAACCGTGCGCATGTAATTCTTCCTTATCACTTAAAGCTTGATGAAGTGGAAGAAGATCGTAAAGGCGAGAATAAGATCGGTACAACGAAAAAAGGAATCGGCCCTGCTTATATGGATAAAGCAGCACGTGCCGGTATCCGGATTGCTGACCTTTTAGATAAAGAGTCATTTAAAGAAAAGCTTGAACATAACCTGGCTGAAAAGAATCGTATGCTTGAGCGCTTCTATGAGGTGGAAGGCTTTACGATGGAAGATATTTTCGAAGAATACTTTGAATATGGCCAGCAGATCGCAAAGTACGTTTGCGATACATCTGTTGTGTTAAATGATGCACTTGATGAAGCGCGCCGCGTGCTTTTCGAAGGTGCACAGGGCGTTATGCTTGATATCGATCAGGGGACATACCCGTTCGTTACGTCTTCAAATCCGGTAGCGGGTGGCGTAACAATCGGTTCAGGTGTTGGACCGACAAAAATCGGCCACGTTGTAGGTGTATCTAAAGCCTATACAACACGTGTCGGCGATGGTCCGTTCCCGACTGAATTGCACGATGAAATCGGCAGCCAGATCCGTGAAGTCGGCCGTGAATACGGTACAACAACAGGCCGCGCACGCCGCGTTGGCTGGTTTGACAGCGTTGTTGTGCGTCACGCACGCCGCGTAAGTGGTCTGACAGATCTTTCACTGAACTCAATTGATGTATTAACAGGCATCAAGACACTGAAAATCTGTACAGCTTACCGCCTTGGCGACGAGATCATTACAGAATATCCGGCAAACCTTCGCACACTTGCGAAATGTGAGCCGATCTATGAAGAGCTTCCAGGCTGGGACGAAGACATTACAGGTGTTCGTTCACTTGATGAGCTTCCTGAAAATGCGCGTCACTACCTAGAGCGCGTATCACAGCTGACAGGGATCCCGCTATCGATCTTCTCAGTAGGACCTGACCGTACTCAGACAAACGTTGTAAAAAGCGTATGGAGAGTCGAAAAATAA
- a CDS encoding replicative DNA helicase, translating into MNEQYADRMPPQNIEAEQAVLGAIFLEPQSLISAQEVLMPEDFYRSAHQRIFDVMISLSDKGKAIDLVTVTEELAAMKELEDVGGISYLTDLAGFVPTAANLEYYAHIVEEKALLRRLIRTATTIAQDGYAREDEVENLLAEAERNIMEVANRKNTSAFHSMKDVLVRTYDNIEMLNSTQGDITGIATGFNELDRMTAGFQRNDLIIVAARPSVGKTAFALNIAQNVATKTGENVAIFSLEMGAEQLVMRMLCAEGNINAQNLRTGALTDEDWRKLTMAMGSLSNAGIYIDDTPGVRVQDIRAKCRRLKQEHGLGMILIDYMQLIHGTGKPGENRQQEVSEISRSLKGLARELEVPVIALSQLSRGVESRQDKRPMMSDLRESGSIEQDADIVAFLYRDDYYDKESENQNTIEIIIAKQRNGPVGTVSLAFIKEYNKFVNLERRLDDPSMPPGA; encoded by the coding sequence GTGAATGAACAGTATGCGGACCGAATGCCACCGCAAAATATAGAAGCCGAGCAGGCCGTGCTTGGTGCCATCTTTTTAGAACCCCAGTCACTGATATCTGCGCAGGAAGTCCTCATGCCGGAAGATTTTTACCGCAGTGCCCACCAGCGTATTTTTGACGTCATGATCAGCTTGAGTGATAAAGGAAAAGCGATTGACCTTGTCACCGTAACTGAAGAGCTTGCAGCCATGAAAGAGCTTGAAGACGTTGGCGGAATCTCCTATTTAACAGACCTTGCAGGCTTTGTACCGACTGCAGCCAACCTTGAATATTATGCGCATATCGTAGAAGAAAAAGCGCTCTTAAGAAGACTGATCCGCACAGCGACAACGATCGCCCAGGACGGCTACGCGCGTGAGGATGAAGTTGAAAACCTGTTAGCTGAAGCCGAGCGTAACATCATGGAAGTAGCGAACCGTAAGAATACAAGCGCTTTTCACTCAATGAAGGACGTACTCGTACGTACCTACGATAACATCGAGATGCTAAACAGCACGCAGGGTGATATCACAGGTATCGCAACAGGATTCAATGAGCTTGACCGCATGACAGCAGGCTTTCAGCGAAATGACCTGATTATCGTTGCAGCCCGTCCGTCAGTTGGTAAGACCGCATTTGCCCTGAATATCGCACAAAACGTCGCGACTAAAACAGGTGAAAATGTGGCGATCTTCAGTCTTGAGATGGGCGCAGAGCAGCTCGTCATGCGTATGCTCTGTGCTGAAGGCAATATCAACGCACAGAACCTGCGTACAGGCGCACTCACAGATGAAGACTGGCGCAAGCTGACCATGGCGATGGGAAGCCTGTCAAACGCCGGCATCTATATTGATGATACGCCTGGTGTACGTGTACAGGATATCCGCGCAAAGTGCCGTCGTCTGAAGCAGGAACACGGACTTGGTATGATTTTAATTGACTACATGCAGCTGATTCACGGTACCGGAAAACCCGGCGAGAACCGTCAGCAGGAAGTATCTGAAATTTCACGTTCCCTAAAAGGACTTGCCCGTGAGCTTGAAGTACCGGTAATCGCACTGTCTCAGCTCTCACGTGGCGTAGAATCACGTCAGGATAAGCGCCCGATGATGTCTGACTTACGTGAATCTGGAAGTATTGAGCAGGATGCCGATATCGTTGCCTTCCTTTACCGTGATGACTATTATGATAAAGAAAGTGAAAATCAGAATACGATTGAAATCATCATCGCCAAACAGCGTAACGGCCCGGTTGGTACCGTGTCCCTTGCATTTATCAAGGAATATAATAAATTCGTTAATCTCGAGCGGCGACTCGATGATCCGAGTATGCCGCCTGGTGCGTAA
- a CDS encoding 50S ribosomal protein L9, with product MKVIFLQDVKGKGKKGEVKNVADGYAHNYLLKNNLAAEANAGNVSQLNAQKKKQQQEAQQVLEEAKQLKAKMEELTVELTAKSGEDGRLFGSVTSKQIAEELKKTHGIKVDKRKIELSDAIRSLGYTNVPVKLHNDVTATVKVHVTAE from the coding sequence ATGAAAGTAATTTTCCTACAGGACGTTAAAGGTAAAGGTAAAAAAGGCGAAGTGAAAAACGTAGCGGATGGTTATGCACATAACTACCTGCTGAAAAATAATCTTGCAGCTGAAGCAAACGCAGGAAACGTCAGTCAGCTGAACGCCCAGAAAAAAAAGCAGCAGCAGGAAGCGCAGCAGGTGCTTGAAGAAGCAAAGCAGCTGAAAGCGAAAATGGAGGAGCTGACAGTTGAACTGACAGCAAAATCCGGTGAAGACGGCCGTCTATTCGGTTCAGTCACATCTAAGCAGATCGCTGAAGAACTGAAGAAAACGCACGGCATCAAAGTTGATAAGCGTAAGATCGAGCTAAGTGACGCAATCCGTTCACTCGGCTACACAAATGTACCGGTTAAGCTGCACAATGATGTAACTGCAACTGTAAAGGTTCACGTTACTGCGGAATAA
- a CDS encoding 30S ribosomal protein S18, producing MAGGRRGGRRRKKVCYFTSNGITHIDYKDVDLLRKFISERGKILPRRVTGTSAKYQRRLTVAVKRARTMALLPFVSGE from the coding sequence ATGGCAGGAGGACGCAGAGGCGGTCGTCGTCGTAAGAAGGTGTGTTACTTTACTTCAAACGGTATTACACACATCGACTATAAAGACGTAGATCTACTAAGAAAGTTTATCTCTGAGCGTGGAAAAATTCTTCCACGTCGTGTAACTGGCACAAGCGCTAAGTATCAGCGCAGACTGACAGTTGCAGTTAAGCGCGCACGTACAATGGCGCTACTACCATTCGTTTCAGGCGAATAA
- a CDS encoding single-stranded DNA-binding protein: MMNRVVLVGRLTKDPDLRYTPSGVAVATFTLAVNRAFTNQQGDREADFINCVVWRRPAENVANFLKKGSLAGVDGRIQTRSYDNQEGKRVYVTEVNAESVQFLEPKNASGGQSGGGSYGGNQGYQDNNNFGQNQPRENQGNQNNQNYTRVDKDPFSNDGQPIDISDDDLPF; this comes from the coding sequence ATGATGAATCGAGTCGTATTAGTCGGTCGATTAACGAAGGATCCGGACCTGCGCTATACGCCAAGCGGTGTAGCAGTCGCAACATTCACACTCGCTGTCAATCGTGCTTTCACGAACCAGCAGGGAGACCGTGAAGCGGATTTTATTAACTGTGTGGTATGGAGACGTCCAGCTGAAAACGTGGCAAACTTCCTTAAAAAAGGTAGTCTTGCAGGCGTTGACGGACGTATTCAGACACGAAGCTATGACAACCAGGAAGGCAAACGCGTGTATGTCACTGAAGTGAATGCAGAAAGTGTTCAATTCCTGGAGCCGAAGAACGCTTCAGGCGGCCAGTCCGGCGGCGGAAGCTACGGAGGCAATCAGGGGTATCAGGACAATAATAACTTCGGTCAGAATCAACCGCGTGAAAACCAAGGCAATCAGAATAACCAGAACTACACAAGAGTGGACAAGGACCCATTCTCAAATGACGGTCAGCCGATCGACATTTCAGATGATGATCTGCCATTCTAA
- a CDS encoding 30S ribosomal protein S6, whose protein sequence is MRKYEIMYIVRPDVDEDQKKAVTERFEEILTSNGAEIIESKEWGKRRFAYEINDYREGFYQIVKLNSGSEAINEFDRLAKISDDIVRHMTIREEEN, encoded by the coding sequence ATGAGAAAGTACGAAATCATGTACATTGTCCGTCCAGACGTTGATGAGGATCAGAAAAAAGCTGTAACTGAGCGTTTTGAAGAAATCCTTACTTCAAACGGAGCGGAAATCATCGAGTCAAAAGAGTGGGGTAAGCGTCGTTTCGCTTATGAAATCAACGATTACCGCGAAGGATTCTACCAGATCGTTAAGTTGAACTCAGGTTCTGAGGCTATCAACGAATTCGACCGTCTGGCTAAGATCAGCGATGATATCGTTCGCCACATGACAATCCGCGAAGAAGAAAACTAA